The Camelina sativa cultivar DH55 chromosome 14, Cs, whole genome shotgun sequence genome includes a window with the following:
- the LOC104741436 gene encoding VQ motif-containing protein 4: MENSPRYREATNLIPSPRCHNNNNSCSMSSSSESNKPPTTPTRHVTTTRSESGNPYPTTFVQADTSSFKQVVQMLTGSSDRPKHGSSLKPNPTTHHHHHHHQPDPTTTTRSTPSSSSSFSIPPIKAVPNKKQSSSSSSSGFRLYERRNSMKNLKINPLNPVFNPVNSAFSPRKHEILSPSILDFPSLVLSPVTPLIPDPFDRSGSSNQSPEEKAIKEKGFYLHPSPATTPMDPEPRLLPLFPVTSPRVSGSSSSASSTS; this comes from the coding sequence ATGGAGAATTCGCCGAGATACAGAGAAGCGACGAATCTGATTCCATCGCCGAGatgccacaacaacaacaacagctgtAGTATGAGCAGTAGCAGTGAGAGCAACAAACCACCCACAACTCCAACCCGACACGTTACAACAACAAGATCCGAATCCGGAAACCCGTACCCGACAACATTCGTTCAAGCAGACACTTCATCCTTCAAACAAGTCGTTCAGATGCTAACCGGATCCTCCGACAGACCCAAACACGGTTCTTCCCTTAAACCAAACCCGACcacccatcatcatcatcatcatcatcaacccgacccaacaacaacaacaagatccactccttcctcctcctcctctttctcaATCCCTCCGATCAAAGCCGTACCAAACAAGaaacagtcttcttcttcttcttcttcagggttTCGTCTCTACGAGCGTCGTAATTCAATGAAGAACCTCAAAATCAATCCTTTAAACCCGGTTTTTAACCCGGTTAACTCAGCTTTCTCCCCACGGAAACACGAGATCCTCTCCCCGAGCATCCTCGATTTCCCATCTCTCGTCCTCAGCCCCGTCACTCCTCTTATACCCGACCCGTTCGATCGATCCGGGTCATCCAACCAGAGCCCCGAAGAGAAAGCCATCAAAGAGAAAGGCTTTTATTTGCATCCCTCTCCGGCTACTACTCCGATGGATCCAGAGCCAcgccttcttcctcttttcccTGTCACTTCACCTCGTGTCtcaggttcttcttcatcagcttcttctacttcttga
- the LOC104741438 gene encoding non-classical arabinogalactan protein 31-like, which produces MGFVCKSVLVSLVALWCFTSSAFTEEVNHVSQTPSLAPAPAPYHHGHHHPHPPHHHHPHPHPHPPAKSPVKPPVKAPVSPPAKPPVKPPVYPPTKAPVKPPTKAPVKPPVSPPTKPPVKPPVYPPTKAPVKPPTKAPVKPPVSPPAKPPVKPPVNPPTKAPVKPPTKPPVKPPVSPPAKPPVMPPVYPPKFNRSLVAVRGTVFCKSCKYAAFDSLTGAKPVEGATVRLVCKSKKNIISEATTDKNGYFFLLAPKTVTNYGFRGCRVYLVKSKDYKCNKVSKLFGGDVGAVLKPERSPGKSTVVINKLPYGIFNVGPFAFNPACPK; this is translated from the exons atggggtTCGTATGTAAGAGTGTATTAGTGAGTCTTGTAGCACTTTGGTGCTTCACTTCCTCTGCCTTCACTGAAGAAGTGAACCATGTGTCTCAAACCCCTTCTCTAGCTCCTGCGCCGGCTCCGTACCACCACGGTCACCACCACCCACACCCTCCCCATCACCACCACCCTCACCCACATCCTCATCCACCGGCCAAATCACCTGTTAAACCCCCGGTTAAGGCACCAGTGTCTCCACCAGCCAAACCTCCGGTTAAGCCCCCAGTTTACCCTCCCACCAAAGCTCCAGTTAAACCCCCAACCAAAGCTCCGGTTAAGCCACCAGTTTCCCCGCCAACCAAACCTCCAGTTAAGCCCCCGGTGTACCCTCCCACCAAAGCTCCGGTTAAACCTCCAACTAAAGCCCCGGTTAAGCCACCAGTTTCCCCACCAGCCAAACCTCCGGTCAAGCCTCCGGTTAACCCTCCCACCAAAGCTCCAGTGAAGCCCCCAACTAAGCCCCCGGTTAAGCCACCTGTTTCTCCTCCCGCTAAGCCACCGGTTATGCCGCCGGTGTACCCGCCTAAGTTCAACCGTAGCCTAGTCGCCGTTCGTGGTACAGTCTTCTGCAAAAGCTGCAAATACGCTGCGTTCGACTCACTCACAGGCGCTAAACCAGTCGAAG GTGCTACTGTGAGACTAGTGTGCAAGAGCAAGAAGAACATAATCTCGGAGGCGACAACAGACAAGAACGGATACTTCTTTTTGTTGGCACCGAAGACGGTGACTAACTACGGTTTCAGAGGATGCCGTGTCTATTTGGTGAAATCAAAGGACTACAAGTGCAACAAAGTCTCCAAACTCTTCGGTGGAGATGTCGGCGCTGTGCTCAAGCCTGAGAGAAGCCCAGGAAAATCCACGGTGGTGATCAACAAGCTGCCCTACGGTATCTTTAACGTCGGTCCATTTGCCTTTAACCCGGCTTGCCCCAAATGA
- the LOC104741439 gene encoding B3 domain-containing transcription factor LEC2 isoform X2, giving the protein MDNFFPFSSSNANSVQEFAMDANNNLSHLTTMPTYDHHQAEPHHLLYSYPVEQMAAVMNPHQPLYSSDAYPQIPVSQTGSEFCSLVSNPNPCLRPERGGLFLDPTKMARINRKNAMIRSRNNSSPNSSPDEVVDSKRQVMMLNMKNNVQIPERKDHYPHSTFDNKKLRVLCVKLLKNSDVGALGRIVLPKREAEGKLPKLSDKEGIVLEMRDVFSLQSWSFKYKFWSNNKSRMYVLENTGEFVRQNGVESGDTLTIYEDESKNLPGRQNGGRGVESMKVNEMNHYEEIMYDFMPGDEEEASIAMLIGNLNDHYPNPNDLMGLTIDHQHHQAASSLPSVDYAHVGSLDDQVSFDDIGW; this is encoded by the exons ATGGATAACTTCTTTCCCTTTTCCTCTTCTAACGCAAACTCTGTCCAAGAATTCGCTATGGATGCTAACAACAATCTCTCGCACTTAACAACGATGCCTACTTATGATCATCATCAGGCTGAGCCTCATCACTTGTTGTATTCCTACCCGGTGGAGCAGATGGCAGCCGTGATGAATCCTCATCAGCCGCTTTACTCATCCGATGCTTATCCTCAGATCCCGGTTTCACAAACCGGAAGTGAGTTCTGTTCTTTGGTTAGTAATCCTAATCCTTGTTTGAGACCAGAGAGAGGTGGCTTGTTTCTTGATCCGACGAAGATGGCCAGGATCAACAGGAAGAACGCGATGATCAGATCAAGAAACAACTCTAGCCCTAATTCTAGTCCAGATGAGGTGGTTGATTCAAAGAGACAGGTGATGATGCTTAACATGAAAAATAATGTGCAGATCCCTGAGAGAAAAGATCACTACCCTCACTCCACTTTCGATAAcaag AAGCTTAGGGTTTTGTGTGTGAAGCTTTTGAAGAACAGCGATGTTGGGGCACTTGGGCGGATAGTTCTCCCAAAG AGAGAAGCCGAAGGAAAGCTTCCGAAGTTATCTGATAAAGAAGGAATCGTTTTAGAGATGAGAGATGTTTTCTCTTTGCAGTCTTGGTCTTTCAAATACAA GTTCTGGTCCAATAACAAGAGCAGAATGTATGTCCTCGAAAACACAG GAGAATTTGTGAGGCAAAATGGAGTAGAGTCGGGAGATACTTTAACAATATACGAGGACGAAAGCAAGAATCTC CCGGGAAGACAAAatggaggaagaggagttgaGTCGATGAAAGTGAACGAGATGAACCACTACGAAGAGATAATGTATGATTTCATGccaggagacgaagaagaagcttctaTTGCAATGCTCATCGGAAATCTAAACGATCACTATCCCAACCCTAACGATCTTATGGGCCTCACCATTGATCATCAGCACCATCAAGCCGCGTCCTCGTTGCCATCTGTGGATTATGCGCACGTGGGTTCACTCGATGATCAAGTGAGCTTTGACGACATTGGGTGGTGA
- the LOC104741439 gene encoding B3 domain-containing transcription factor LEC2 isoform X1 — protein sequence MDNFFPFSSSNANSVQEFAMDANNNLSHLTTMPTYDHHQAEPHHLLYSYPVEQMAAVMNPHQPLYSSDAYPQIPVSQTGSEFCSLVSNPNPCLRPERGGLFLDPTKMARINRKNAMIRSRNNSSPNSSPDEVVDSKRQVMMLNMKNNVQIPERKDHYPHSTFDNKKLRVLCVKLLKNSDVGALGRIVLPKREAEGKLPKLSDKEGIVLEMRDVFSLQSWSFKYKFWSNNKSRMYVLENTGEFVRQNGVESGDTLTIYEDESKNLYFAVTKPGRQNGGRGVESMKVNEMNHYEEIMYDFMPGDEEEASIAMLIGNLNDHYPNPNDLMGLTIDHQHHQAASSLPSVDYAHVGSLDDQVSFDDIGW from the exons ATGGATAACTTCTTTCCCTTTTCCTCTTCTAACGCAAACTCTGTCCAAGAATTCGCTATGGATGCTAACAACAATCTCTCGCACTTAACAACGATGCCTACTTATGATCATCATCAGGCTGAGCCTCATCACTTGTTGTATTCCTACCCGGTGGAGCAGATGGCAGCCGTGATGAATCCTCATCAGCCGCTTTACTCATCCGATGCTTATCCTCAGATCCCGGTTTCACAAACCGGAAGTGAGTTCTGTTCTTTGGTTAGTAATCCTAATCCTTGTTTGAGACCAGAGAGAGGTGGCTTGTTTCTTGATCCGACGAAGATGGCCAGGATCAACAGGAAGAACGCGATGATCAGATCAAGAAACAACTCTAGCCCTAATTCTAGTCCAGATGAGGTGGTTGATTCAAAGAGACAGGTGATGATGCTTAACATGAAAAATAATGTGCAGATCCCTGAGAGAAAAGATCACTACCCTCACTCCACTTTCGATAAcaag AAGCTTAGGGTTTTGTGTGTGAAGCTTTTGAAGAACAGCGATGTTGGGGCACTTGGGCGGATAGTTCTCCCAAAG AGAGAAGCCGAAGGAAAGCTTCCGAAGTTATCTGATAAAGAAGGAATCGTTTTAGAGATGAGAGATGTTTTCTCTTTGCAGTCTTGGTCTTTCAAATACAA GTTCTGGTCCAATAACAAGAGCAGAATGTATGTCCTCGAAAACACAG GAGAATTTGTGAGGCAAAATGGAGTAGAGTCGGGAGATACTTTAACAATATACGAGGACGAAAGCAAGAATCTC TACTTCGCTGTTACAAAGCCGGGAAGACAAAatggaggaagaggagttgaGTCGATGAAAGTGAACGAGATGAACCACTACGAAGAGATAATGTATGATTTCATGccaggagacgaagaagaagcttctaTTGCAATGCTCATCGGAAATCTAAACGATCACTATCCCAACCCTAACGATCTTATGGGCCTCACCATTGATCATCAGCACCATCAAGCCGCGTCCTCGTTGCCATCTGTGGATTATGCGCACGTGGGTTCACTCGATGATCAAGTGAGCTTTGACGACATTGGGTGGTGA